The following coding sequences lie in one Silurus meridionalis isolate SWU-2019-XX chromosome 19, ASM1480568v1, whole genome shotgun sequence genomic window:
- the lrrn2 gene encoding leucine-rich repeat neuronal protein 2, which yields MREITMIFVHIHLLFGVACSLVIHSIPWKVPCPHQCVCQIKPWYSPQSVYKEAPTVDCNDLLLTQLPTSLPPETQTLRLQSNLISSVDQSELQGLANLTELDLSHNSFISTRNLRITELPALLSLHMEENQLRHLPEAAFSGLPNLQELYLNHNRLRSISPGAFKGLSNLLRLHLNSNHLMIIDRRWFHALPQLEVLMTGGNPVDTIQDLNFKPLGSLRSLVLAGMGLREISKRALEGLLNLESISFYDNNLTKVPKEALQMLPSLKFLDLNKNPIQLVQKGDFRNMLHLKELGLNNMEDLVSVEHSAMENLPELTKLEITNNPRLSFIHPQAFRKLPRMESLMLNSNALSALHRQTVQSLPSLQEISLHTNPIRCDCLIRWVGAEDDKPVRFIEPQSTFCSEPPELKARRVKDVSFREMADSCLPLIAPSIFPSYIQVKHGDNIALHCRALAEPEPIIYWVIPKGLRLTPSTKFGRYQVLTEGTLEIVGVTHEESGFYTCVAQNLVGADTKTLTLKVEGSSWAEITNDKTNEDSLEVHDVKERYAVLSWNTGHNIPAARISWSVNGSLEDHNKHSTKILAGTRGFNLTRLQPGTYYKVCLHMGPNDTSCVHLRTKEVLLLVPTADITPVFLLGLSAFFLILLAAKTCHGRTIYDWKDFKKPHSIVLTQEAMAFVAPDSLQQYKEKNSDGSGKVFSDAMSGQDVPSPSKQAF from the coding sequence atgagagagaTTACAATGATTTTTGTACATATTCACCTCCTGTTTGGAGTTGCTTGCTCCTTGGTTATTCACTCAATCCCCTGGAAGGTACCCTGTCCTCATCAGTGTGTATGCCAGATCAAGCCCTGGTACTCACCCCAGTCTGTTTATAAAGAGGCTCCAACTGTTGACTGTAATGACTTGCTCCTGACTCAGTTGCCCACATCTCTCCCACCAGAGACACAAACACTAAGGCTGCAGAGCAACCTCATCAGTTCAGTGGACCAAAGTGAACTCCAGGGTCTCGCCAATCTAACTGAGCTGGATCTCTCCCACAACAGTTTCATCAGCACCCGTAACTTAAGAATCACTGAACTGCCAGCCCTTTTAAGCCTTCACATGGAAGAAAATCAGCTGAGGCACCTGCCTGAAGCAGCTTTCTCTGGATTGCCTAACCTCCAGGAATTGTACCTCAATCATAACAGGCTCCGAAGTATTTCCCCGGGAGCTTTCAAAGGTTTGAGTAACCTTTTAAGGCTTCATCTTAACTCTAACCACCTAATGATAATTGATAGGCGCTGGTTCCATGCTTTGCCTCAACTTGAAGTATTAATGACAGGAGGAAATCCGGTGGATACAATCCAAGATCTCAACTTCAAACCTCTTGGATCCTTGCGGAGTCTGGTCCTGGCAGGTATGGGCTTACGTGAGATCTCCAAGCGTGCTCTAGAAGGACTTCTCAACCTGGAAAGTATTAGCTTCTATGACAACAACCTGACTAAAGTTCCAAAGGAGGCACTGCAAATGCTACCGAGCTTGAAATTTTTGGACCTTAACAAGAACCCAATTCAGCTGGTGCAAAAAGGGGACTTCAGGAACATGCTTCACCTGAAGGAACTTGGATTGAACAACATGGAGGATCTGGTGTCCGTTGAGCACTCTGCAATGGAAAACCTCCCTGAACTGACAAAACTGGAAATCACAAACAATCCCCGACTGTCATTCATTCACCCTCAGGCTTTCCGGAAGCTACCACGCATGGAAAGCTTGATGCTTAATAGTAATGCCCTGAGTGCTCTGCATCGTCAGACTGTGCAGTCTCTGCCAAGTTTACAGGAGATCAGTCTGCACACCAATCCTATTCGCTGTGACTGCCTTATTCGCTGGGTGGGGGCAGAGGATGACAAGCCAGTTCGATTCATTGAACCACAGTCCACATTCTGCTCAGAACCTCCAGAGTTAAAAGCAAGACGAGTAAAAGACGTTTCTTTCAGAGAGATGGCAGATAGCTGCCTCCCTTTGATTGCACCAAGCATATTCCCATCTTACATTCAAGTAAAACATGGGGACAACATAGCCCTGCATTGTCGAGCATTGGCAGAACCAGAACCTATTATTTACTGGGTCATTCCAAAAGGTTTAAGGTTAACTCCCTCCACAAAGTTTGGACGCTACCAGGTTTTAACAGAGGGCACTTTGGAAATAGTTGGTGTCACTCATGAGGAGTCTGGCTTCTACACTTGCGTTGCACAAAATCTAGTTGGAGCGGACACAAAGACTCTGACACTAAAAGTGGAGGGATCCAGCTGGGCAGAAATAACAAATGATAAAACAAATGAAGACAGCCTTGAGGTCCATGATGTTAAAGAACGGTATGCTGTACTTTCTTGGAACACTGGCCATAATATACCTGCTGCCCGAATCTCTTGGTCAGTTAACGGAAGCCTGGAAGACCACAACAAGCACAGCACTAAAATATTAGCTGGCACTAGAGGCTTCAACTTAACTCGCCTCCAACCGGGAACCTATTATAAGGTTTGCCTGCATATGGGGCCAAATGATACCTCCTGTGTCCATCTTAGGACTAAAGAGGTGCTTCTGTTAGTTCCTACTGCAGACATCACCCCAGTATTCCTACTGGGTCTATCAGCTTTTTTCCTCATCCTGTTGGCAGCCAAAACTTGTCATGGAAGGACAATATATGATTGGAAAGATTTTAAGAAACCCCATTCCATTGTTTTGACCCAGGAAGCAATGGCTTTTGTGGCTCCCGATTCACTTCAGCAGTACAAAGAGAAAAACTCGGATGGCAGCGgaaaggtgttcagtgatgcCATGTCTGGGCAAGATGTCCCGAGTCCTTCAAAACAGGCATTTTAG